The nucleotide window GACCTCAGGGTGTGTGTAGGGCTCCTTGACTTGTGCCTAACATGTGGATGTCTAACTGTCGTCTGCCCTTGCAGAGTGGCAGATTTGGCTATGGGAGCGTATATGGAGCGCTGAAGAATATCTATCAGACAGAGGGGGCTCGTGGCATGTTCAGTGGGCTCACTGCCACGCTGCTGCGGGATGCACCCTTCTCTGGCATCTACCTGATGTTCTACACACAGACCAAAAAGCTCACACCTCAGGGTAAGGCTGAACATTGGGGGCTGTAAGGGAAAACGTTTCTTTTCTGGCACCTTTCTCTGCAGCTGACTGCCTGCATGCCCTGCTTAGTGCCCTCTGCCTCGGTAGGTAAATGAGTCTCTTGTATGGCTTTAGGTGGGACATTCATATTGTCCTGTGAAGAACTGGAGACCTATAGCTCAGGTCAGTGTCAGAAACTGGCCCCAAATTGATTGATTGCCTTTATGAAGATGGATGCACAAGGTGGGTTAGTTGAAAGAGTAGGTAGGTGTTTCTGGcagtgctttctgctgctggttgtctgaTCAGTGCCCACTAAACTGGGACTTCTCTAAAGTTAGAAGTGGCTGGGCCAACACTTGCACAGACTTTCATTTTTTGAGTTCAAATTCTGTTCCCCAGCCAATGAGGCTCTTTGATAGTGCTAACTGTGGACTAGTAACCACTTTTCCCCTTGAATGCTTTCTCTGCCTTGCATGGATTTTAACTTCTCTCAGACTGATGCTGATTTAATCTTTCAGTAGCTTTATGCTTTGTTCCTGGCCTGTTTTGTGCGCGAGTTCATTCCCTTTGCTCTGTTGCAGACCAGCTGGATCCGGTGCTCATGCCCTTGATGAATTTTGGCAGTGGGATCTTTGCAGGAATCTTGGCCTCCCTGGCAACGCAGCCTGCTGATGTCATCAAAACACACATGCAGCTGTCCCCCAACAAGTACCACAGGACAAGCCAAGCTGCTGCCTTCATCTACAAGGTGAGCTGAAGCCCTCTTGATATGCACAATTACAGCCTCACTTGtgctctccctgcctgcagcacagctatGCTGTGTGTTTGCCTTTtaaaggaagtgaaaaaaagTGTGACTGCTTTGTAGGCTCTTGCAGCCAGCCAGTCAGTGTCAGCATTTTCAGAAGCTGAAGTGGGTCATGCTGTGGAAGAGTGAGGCTGAATCTCTTGTCACTGGTTTGTGTGCACTAACGACTGGACAGTGCTCTGGTTGTCTGATAGCAGCTGGGAGCTTCAGCCCGTTCCTTGCTTTTTGTTATCATTAGAAGGGCTGTTGCCACTGCTTAGCCATTTCTTGCCCCTCTTGAATGGATTACAAGGCAGTGACCTTGCTCCCTGATGATTCTTGCCATTCATCAGTCCTCCATCTGTCTTCACAAAATGACAGCTGATGGGGAGTTGGAGAGCAGgctcagagtgctggagcacaagGGTGGGCATATTCCAGCAAGCATCTCTGTACACAGACCTGCTTCATGTTGCAGGCTGGTTTCACTTCAGTTGTCTGTTATGTATTGCTTCTTACACGGGGAGTGAGGGAAAGGGCTTAGTTTACTTCATCTTAACTTAATTTCTGCTTAGGTTAGTATTTAAGCTTGGAGGAGCTGTAGTacagctgctgccacctttTGCTTTATTGATGTAGGACATCTGTGATTACAGCACTGGGGTAGAGGGTTTCTTTAGTGTGCAGCATGAAATGCTAGTTTCAGATAAAATCAAGCTATAAAAGAATTCTTTGCCCTTTGGGCactaaaagagaaataattgcCCCAGTCTGTAAACCAGGGGTGGGATGGAGATGAACTCAAAGCTCacctttcccttcctgccttcAGAAGGGTGGATCTTGGCAGGTTTGCTGTGTTTCCATATTGAACTCTATTCTTAAACAGGAATATGTTTATTTATGCATGGATTTGTTGTGCATGGTGCAATTTTCTCCTATCAGAAGGTTGTTTCTCACTTCAGTATTTACAAATGTCAGGTTTTACAGAATAGTTAAGTGACTGCTTTAAATATGAAGCTCTAAAACAAGACAGGTAATTTTCCTGGAATGTCTTGATGTTTTTACACCCTCACCTTCTCTTTATTGGGCTTTGGTGTGGCTTTCCCCATTGTTCCCATCCTGGCATTCCCTTGTCCATTCATTGCTCTTCCTGCTTTCCTGGGTACCCCTGCAGTAGCACAGTGCTATAAGTTCTTCCTTAGCAGTAAATGCCATTTAAACCTGGCTCTGAGAAACTGATCTGGGTCTGAGCTGAAACACATCCTGTGCTGCTCCATGTAGGAAATGATGACGAGAAATTAAAGCACTGGAGGCAGATTGTGATGGATTGCTCATTTTTTATCTCCTGTGGCAGGACTTTGGGTTGGTCGGCTTCTTCCGAGGGGGCGTGCCCCGTGCCCTCAGGCGGACTCTGATGGCAGCAATGGCATGGACGGTGTATGAGCAGATGATGGAAAAAATGGGCTTGAAATCTTGACTGAGTTGCACAAGAAATGTCCAGCTTCActccttctcctgcttgctGTGATCAACTGGCACTAGGAAGTTCCCAGTTCCACAGAGGAAAAAGCCTTGCTCGGCCAGGAGGCAGAAAGATCGTCTGAAATGGCAGCTTAGGCCTTTGGGCAAATAGGGGAAAGAAGGATCATTTGTTCAGTGCATTCAAGAACCGTGCTTGCAGATTGCCGCAGCAAGTGGCAGGCTTGCCATGGACTGGTAACTGTGCTGAGAGAAAAGCCCTTTTAAAAATAGCTCTGTGCTCACCACTTTAGGTAATGAGACACTGATGAACAAAAGTGTTTGAGAAAACAGTGATTACTGAACCTTGGCTGTTCCTTGCTGATCTATGCAATGCCCCACTGTGATGTAGATCCTCCTTCCTTGTGTTTTGTTCTCACAGGGCAATGTTGCAGACTGTGGTGggaggctggatgtgtctcccAATGCAGGAGTGGGCAGAAGAGAAACGAAGTGCTGAAGGGAAGTTAGGAACACCGTGTCTGTCATCACATTTGTACTGGGCATGTTAGCAGAGAAGGTAACTGGAACCTCCTTGCTGTATCCTGTTACTATGTAATTGAGCATCTTCACACTCTTGACATGTACTTCTGCCTCTACAGCAGCATTTGCACAGGAATTAAGTTTAAGGCACTTTAGAGTTGATTGCTACCAAAGTTCTACCTGTTtcctgaaaaatgtttttcctgctGGCCTATTATCAGGAACACTCAAGTATTATTATTAGTATTAATCCTGTTGTACTGGAGACTTATTTGCTTCCTGTTACTCACTTGTCAGTTCCTGATCAACACCTGCAGTGCAAGTTAGTCCTTAGATGTACCTGTTAGTGTCATAGCTCACATTGCATAAATATATAATGGAAGCAGATAGAGATGCACTTCAGATTTCCCataaaagctgctgctgctgcttgtatgTGGAGACTCTTGGGGTTTGGAGAGAAAAGGCTGCTCTTTTCTGTAAGCATCTTTCAAAGTTGGAGACCTGTGAGTGTTTGGTAAGGAGCTTTAATTCTCTTCGGGCTCTGCACAGGCCCCTCGCAGTTTCCCAGCTGATCATTTTCTCTTACCACATTTCAGTATTCCTGGGTTTAGACTTAAGAGTTAAATACTGTTTTCATCCTCTGTGCCTTCTTCCTCATTCCCAGTTACACAGACCTCATAGTGTGTGCTGTCCTAACCTGAGTATAGCCTGCTCCCTTCTTCACTTGTGCCTCTGTCCAAGCTGGCTGGGTTAGGACTcttgtggctctgctggcaTTGCCACAAAGCTTGAAGTGTGTATCCTGTTCTGCAATGTGCCTTGCAGAAAAGATCCTTTggcttttgtttctgaaatgtgGAGGGATCTTACAGTTCACTTCAGAAACAGCAGATGCCTGTAAATGCAGAGACATGATGCCGTAGTGGTACGAGCAACCACCACTATCTACCTGCTCATGACATTTAGAGTGGAGTTGGTACAGTCACTGCCTGCCATGGCAACCTTCTGAGCACAAGAGGAGAGGGGATGTGGGTTGTAAAAGATGTTCTTTACATCTTCAGTTCCAAGAAAGTTTGATGACTGACAGGAAAGTCTGAGTAAAATGTAAGGGGATGAGCTAGAGGCTTGCAAGGGTGCTGCCTGTGGTTAGCCTCAGCCCATCTGTGGTGGGTGACTggtgctgcacagtgctggCGTCTGCAAGAACGGTGGTGGAGGGTCCTGTGTGCATGTATCAGTGTGTTGGTAATAGAGCACTGGATCAAATCATTTCATGTTGTGTCTGACAAGCTGTCAGATCCCCTGTGCTGCCTCTCAGTGTCAGGCATGTGGGCACGTCATTTGCTAAGCAAATACTAAACATGAAAAACTTTTGTTGACCCTTCAACCTTCATGGGTTGAACTCATGAAAGCACAGGAACCAGTGCTGACTGCACTCCCTGCTGTTCCCCTGAGCACTACTGGCACAGAGAGCTGGGTAAACAAGTCTAAGCTTGCTGACCTGTCACAGTAAGGTGGCAGAGACATCAGTTACCTCTTTTGTCTTTTATTCCCTTGTGCAGGGCATCAAACCAACATATTGTATTGTTTATTTGGGACTTTCTTCATGTGGTGTGTGAGTTGGATCTGTTGATCATCCTAGGCTGTGGCAGTGAAGGGCTGTGTGTAGTGTCACCTGCAAGATACTTTGAATATTTTACTTCTTGAAGTAGCAGTGACAAAGCAGCATGCAGCTTGTGCAGAAAAAACTTGGGATATTAAGAATGAGGGAGCAAAGAACGCCAGGTGATAAATCCCAAATCAAATAATGTCCTGATTAGACACCTGAAAACGCAGGAACAGTTCAGTGGCTTTTATGCCCTATACTCCTGCCTGGTCAAGTAACAAAGGAAGAATGAGAGAATATATTCCAGTACTTTAAAGTCTaccatttaattttaaatttacttACTTTAAAAATTCTGGATTCTGACCCATAGCAGTGTTGGCTTTTCCTTTGGGAGGGTTCTTCTATTCCCCTTACTTGTGGAGAGTGAGGAGGCTCTTTGTTGTTGCAGCACAGTGAAAAAGTATATGCTTTTGAGTTGTGAATTCTGAACTACACTGTGATCCATCAGCCCTAGGTGCTGCAGATGCAAAAACTCTACATGTGAGCTGGGGAGAGTGAGTTTTGCAGTGCgagtttgttgtttgcttttcttattATATCTTTTGTCTGCCTCTCATTTGAGGGAAGGCTGAAGTTCTGTCTTCTGAAGGCTGTATCACATAGGTAGGCACAAGGCCATCTCTCAGCTCTCATCCTTAAGCATGCTTCACCCTTTACCCCTGTTCCAAAACATTCTGTTTCTAAAGTGATTGATTGAAATTTCCTCTCGATAGCTATGGCAAGTCAAGAAAAACAAGTGTGTGGACTTGGAAGTTGAGATGCATTGCCCTTGAGGTTATATTGCTTCTAATTAACAACAATGGTCACTTTACAACCTAAATGCAAAGCAATCAAATGAAAGACCAAATAATCACCTACCTGGATCATGCCAGCAATTCAACACTTTTCTTGGACTCCAGAGAAGGTGGTGTGATCCCTTTACATGGCAGGGTTATGGTTAGGTCACTCTCAGGATGATTTCAATTGCTGGCAATGCCCTACTAGTGAAGATGCTTTATCTGCTTGCCCTGCAGCTCAGGTGTAAGAGCACAACTGGTTAACATGTTGAGGCAGTTGGTATTTAAGGGAGTTGTAAGGACAGAAGAGAATTTATGATGAAATACACAAGAGAATTTATGATTAAatatgattatttattttttagaaaTGTCACATTTCCGTTCTTCCTGTGCCCAtaatttttccttgtttgtttcttgtgctgtttaagCAGAACTGGTGCTTTGGAATATTGCAAGTTTGAGTACTTTGAGTGTTTATGTGACTATATGTAGTATTTATtgagaaaatgtattttgtgtttCCATTAAAAACTGGTTGCCAAAGTGAACCACGTTTTCTTTAGTGTTTCTTTATAAAAAAggaaaccccaaaccaatcaaACCCAcaagggatgggatgggaaaggcttaagaaagcaaaaagaagttTCCCAAGAGAGGAGGACTACTGGCTGAGCTCTGATCCTGTACAAAGCAATGTATGTTCCCTATTCCATGGGGTATGATATACACAGGCTATGCTGGTACAACCTCATCTGCTTTACTTCAGTGGTGAAACCACACAGCAATAGGGAATCTGGTGTTTTTCATGgcttcctctgcctgcctgctgtgtgTAAAGACTGGTGGAAATGAAATCTCCACAGTGGCTGGTGAAAGACTGTCTTTAGGACAGTAGGGCTTTGAGCACTCTGGGGAGAAACTGTTTTTCATCTGCCCATCAAGTCTTTGCTGCTCGGGCAGTCTGATCTCTGCAAAGCACCAGACATTGTGCCTGGGCCATAATCCTCTCTTGGTACAAGGTCACAATGGattgctggagtctcctcttgcTTGCCACAGCATGGTCTTAGGATTCCGTAGCAGGCAGATTGTGCAATCAAAACATTGATGTTGATACTGAGATGTGCATCTTCTACAGATCCCAAACCTCACCTCTTTTCAGATGTTGCCTGGATGACACCTTACACAGAACAATTTTCATGGAGTTATCCATAACAGTCCTGGTGTGCAGCCTTGTGCCAGCTGCCCCTGAAGCTTGGGCCTTTTGCAGGTACCTGATACCAAGTCAGGCTGGTGACAGCACTCTTGCAGGGCTCCCCagagctctcctgctgctctgagaaCCACCTCTGGTGTACAAAGTGTTTCTGCTtgagctgcagacagctggCCCACCTGTGCAAAGAGATAGCAGACAAGCTCCCTAAGCCTCCTGAGTAGTGCAGGGTGGGAAAGGTAAACAATTTAAAGGCACTGTCCTTATAATAAATATGATAAATATTTTCACCTGAAAACCAGGCAAgcacttcactttttttttttacttacaaTTTTTAATAGATTATGTGCCATGCAGGATCACTGATACCAGAACTGAACAGGAAGTATTCCTCATCTCAGACAGACATGTAGGTGAAAATTTACAAACTCCATGTGGAGCTCTTGAATAGGAATCCCTTATGGCATTGCTTCTGCTTTCCCAGTCTCCACCTGATTTTCCACACTGTACTGTTCTTCAATTTCTGATTTTATCGCTATAAAATGCTTTGAGAGATTTTAAtcgaaataaaaaaaaacaacggtcaaaacccccaaaccagtAAGAGTTTAGTTAAAATAAAATGCCCACGACTCTTGTAACAGATGTTGAGCGATTCTATCTTTGTAGAACTAGAAAGGAGGGGATAGATTCTGCTGAGCATGCTTTCAAAAACCATAGAAATAACGACAAACCTTTGAAACACAAGCCAAGATGGAACGGTACAAGCAAGCAGGGTATCGTGCAGCTGCACCTGAGGTTGACCgatcccctcttctctttctggaGGGCCCAGCTCTAGCGGTGCCCCAGCATCTCTTGGATGACACCCAGTGGCGCATTAGGTGGGGACGATACCGCCCAAACATTCAAGCGCTCATCACCGGACCGGTCCTGGCAGCAGAAGACACCTCCAGCTATCGGAAGGTACTTCCACCTAAGAAAATTCTTTCGGaaccctgcagagcagaggggtgggGCAGAGGCGGAACCCCGTGTGGGGATCCCCGGGCCGCCCCGCTCTGACGCGGCCCCGGCGCACACGGCGCTTCCGGCCCGGCCCCGGCGGCCAGGGGCCTCCTTCCGTCGCAAGCGGCGGAGCGCCGCTCCCCATTGGCTGGCGGTGCGCTATATAGGCGTCACGCGGCAACCGCCCTCCCTTTCGTTCCGCGCCCGCCCGAACCTCCACACGGCGTTGTCAGCGTGAGTCCGGGCCCGGGCCGCCGCCGTGTGTGCGCCTGCGGGGGTGACGGCGGCGCCCCTGCCTACCCCCTCGCCGCGGTGCTTCTCGCCGGGCAGAGCCGAACTTAGCCGAGCCGCGGGGAGGGCTAAGGCTTGAGGGATGAGGGGGGAGTGAGGCGGCCGGTGCGGCCAAGATGGCGGCCGGGGCTGCCGGCCCTGGCCCTGGCTCTCGTGGGGCGAGGGGAGGTGGGAGTCCGCCTGGCTGAGCACCGTGCTCGTACCTGCAGGTTCCCTGTCGTCGCTTCCAAAGGGAACCCCTACAATGTCCGGAGGTCTCGATGTCCTGCAGATGAAGGAGGAGGATGTCCTCAAATTCCTTGCTGCCGGGACCCACCTGGGAGGCACCAACCTTGACTTCCAGATGGAACAGTATATATACAAAAGGAAGAGCGATGGTAAACCCCTGGGGCGGGTGGCTCGGGTTGGGCAGTGGGGATTTTGTGCGCACAGCAGAGAAAGGGCAGGGAAGTGCTAATGCTTGAGCTCTCTAGTAGTTTATTCATGGCGAGTGCAAGTACCTTTACGAATTGTGTCTTGTTACGGCATAAATgaaattagggggaaaaaatggaagcTGCTTATTTTATCACTTCCGATCGACAGTACTAGGCTTTGCACTTTGTTCATTTCACTGTCAAGATGAAAGTCAGACTAAGTGCAGATGTGTTTTTCTCACGTTTCTGATGGCTTTAAATTTACTGTATTCCCACACACttctaatttttatttcctgtacAAGCCACAAATTTGCGCCTGTCTGGAATTGCCATATAATGAGATCTGGATTTCAGAAGTCAGTAAATCACAGTTGGATTTGGACACTTGTGCTGGTGCTTCACTACAGTAACAAAATGGGTTTTAATGTCTCAGTAGTGATTTCTGCTGCTTGCGTTGCTCGTAAATCTGTGCTGCAACCTATGGAAAGAATCCCATAGCAAGCCCTGCTTCATGGAAGTGTGCTACAGGAAGACCATATGGGGGGGATTTTCCTTGGAATAGCTTTCCACTAACCAGAATTTTGCAGTAAGCATAGCCATGTGACAAATGTAATGATTGTAGATCAGTGTCCTGGTTTAGGGTCTTGTATTTGCTGTTTGCTCTAAAGCCTTTTGTGACCAACAGGTATTTACATCATCAACCTGAAGAGGACCtgggaaaagctgctgctggcagcccgtGCCATCGTTGCCATTGAGAACCCAGCTGATGTGAGCGTCATTTCCTCTAGAAACACTGGGCAGGTATGAAAGTTTGTTGGTCATGAGGCCTGCAGCCTTGGGCTCTCTTGCCTGCCAATGGCAGCTTGAGTAACACAAATTTTGGCTCTAGGAACACTTTTCTTTGGATGGATGTTTTTTGAATTGTTACTCTTGCAGTGTAGAACAGCTCAGTTGAAACCCAGTTCCCATTTCTGCAGTTTCAAGGCATTTGATGACTTCTTGTTCTTCTTTCATACCCTTTGGATTTGGATTTCAAATCCTGTTGGTTTTCTGGCATGTTGGTGGTCAGTCCCCTGGTGCCCTCTCTAGTAATTCTGTGAGTCATTTGCTCTGTTTTTGGGTGCCTGATAAAAAAGTTTCCGTTTGCTCCGTTACTGAGCAAAGTATAACTAGCATATTTTAAGCTTTGCCTCGAAAtttctggccaaaaaaaaaaaagatctcacAGAAGGGGACACAAACATTAAAACCCAACTAGCCACTGAAATTTATCTGTgttgttcttttctttgaaCTAATGAGGTGATGACACAAGCATTCAGGGAGCTTGTGAGCGACACACAGGGTGGATCTGTGAAGGAAAAGCTTGGGATTTAGGCTTTGGGAAAAGGGTGGATTTACAAAGTGAAAGTTCCTGTAGACTTGACCTCTGCACACTATTAAAGCTTGATGCTGAGGCCAGTTCCTGGCCGATGAGCTCTCAAGTGTCGGAAGTGTGCTACAGCAACCAGGGCAGGGTTTTCGCTAAcaccaggagaggagctccCTCTATGACTGGAGTTTGATAGTAGGCCCCGCCACATGCCCCAGCAGCTGAAAGCTGTTGCAGGTGGCTTAGACCTGTCAGCTGTAACCTGAACAGACACAGTTTGTGTGTGTTAACTGTTGAGCTGCTCCTGATGTTACACTGCTGGATAAGGAAATGATGTAGAAATGGTGGAAGaaagtttgctttgcttttttcatAAGCTGTTTGATTTATGCCCCTCTCGCAATTTGATTATGAGACTATAGAGCTTGCAAACAATtacagggttaaaaaaaaagtggattgttttttcctcatatcctgACTTCCTGCTTTGCTGGTGGGTATCATGTTTTTAACTCCTGATGCTGATGTAGCTATTTccagaaacatttttgtttcatCTCATTctgagtgcagagctgctggtgagcCCTAATTTCACAGGAATTGAAACAAAAAGTCCGGTTAAGTTTTGTCGGGTGTTCCCTGGGTGACTTGGCTGGAATGCTGTTTTCCTGCCTCACCTTTGCTGTTCTGCACTTCGCAGCGTGCTGTCCTGAAGTTTGCTGCTGCCACTGGGGCCACTCCTATTGCCGGGCGTTTCACCCCTGGTACCTTCACAAACCAGATCCAAGCAGCTTTCCGTGAGCCGCGGCTCCTGGTCGTCACGGACCCCCGGGCTGACCACCAGCCCCTGACCGAGGCATCCTACGTCAACATCCCCACCATCGCCCTGTGCAACACCGACTCCCCGCTGCGCTACGTGGACATTGCCATTCCCTGCAACAACAAGGTAagggccctgctctggcactccctgctgctgctcccacagcaTGCCCCAGCTTGCAAGGTGGATGTGTTCTGCAGGGCAGGCTTGGCTTCTATCTTGCACATCTCCCAAGGTGACAAACCAATTTAAAGGCTTCTTGCAAGCAAGcaggtggtggggagggaggagatgaTCTGCACACAGTTGGAGCTTGGAGCTGAGGCCAGGTTCTGGCCGAGGAACTCTCAAGTGTAGGACGTGTGCTATAGTAACCTGGCAGAATCTTTTGTTGACACCATGAGGGTCTTTGTGGCCCAGGGAGTGGAGTTTCATAATTGTTCTTGCCACAGTTTGAGTATAAATGAAAGATAAAGTGAGCTGATGAAGAAACTGCTCTGAAATGTTACCTTGCCAGAAATAATCTCTAAGGTAAAGTTTAGGGAGATAGGAAGCTATCTCTGATTTCTAGATGTCATTCACTGAAACTAATGTAAGCAAAGtcgcagtgtgtgtgtgtgtgtcagattTGTTCATTTGCTCAAGTTTTCTATTTCTTCATTCTAGCCTGAGCAGAATGCTTCTCTTTGGATAAGATTCACATGGGGTAGTGAGTAGTATGAAACCCCATAGCAGGAGAATTGCTTCAGGTTCTGCTGAATAAAGAAAATTCAGATGCTGGTGACTGAAATGCACTGAGTGATTTCTGCAGAGCCCTGAAAAAGTTACTGGGAACTTGAAAAGTTTCCCTTTCTTGAGTACAAGTACTTAAGCCTGGGGTTGAGCAAGTGATGTCTTGCCACGCAGGAACCTGGGGTTGGGTGGAAATCAGTTGTTTGCTCTTtgaaaggcagagatgtgttCAAAGGGGCAGCCTTTGCAGCCAGTCTTCCTTACCTTTCTGTCTTGCAGGGAGCCCACTCAGTGGGGCTGATGTGGTGGATGCTGGCTCGGGAGGTCCTGCGTATGCGTGGCACCATCTCCCGGGAGCACCCGTGGGAAGTCATGCCTGACCTGTACTTCTACAGGGATCCTGAGGAGGTAGAGCTGGGGCAGCCAGGGTATCTCC belongs to Indicator indicator isolate 239-I01 chromosome 11, UM_Iind_1.1, whole genome shotgun sequence and includes:
- the RPSA gene encoding 40S ribosomal protein SA isoform X1, encoding MSGGLDVLQMKEEDVLKFLAAGTHLGGTNLDFQMEQYIYKRKSDGIYIINLKRTWEKLLLAARAIVAIENPADVSVISSRNTGQVCTSQRAVLKFAAATGATPIAGRFTPGTFTNQIQAAFREPRLLVVTDPRADHQPLTEASYVNIPTIALCNTDSPLRYVDIAIPCNNKGAHSVGLMWWMLAREVLRMRGTISREHPWEVMPDLYFYRDPEEIEKEEQAAAEKAVTKEEFQAEWTAPAPEFTAPPQPEVADWSEGVQVPSVPIQQFPTEDWSAQPATEDWSAAPTAQATEWVGTATEWS
- the RPSA gene encoding 40S ribosomal protein SA isoform X2, translating into MSGGLDVLQMKEEDVLKFLAAGTHLGGTNLDFQMEQYIYKRKSDGIYIINLKRTWEKLLLAARAIVAIENPADVSVISSRNTGQRAVLKFAAATGATPIAGRFTPGTFTNQIQAAFREPRLLVVTDPRADHQPLTEASYVNIPTIALCNTDSPLRYVDIAIPCNNKGAHSVGLMWWMLAREVLRMRGTISREHPWEVMPDLYFYRDPEEIEKEEQAAAEKAVTKEEFQAEWTAPAPEFTAPPQPEVADWSEGVQVPSVPIQQFPTEDWSAQPATEDWSAAPTAQATEWVGTATEWS
- the SLC25A38 gene encoding mitochondrial glycine transporter isoform X1, which translates into the protein MFWKLSLPLLQAQDAEDQVEASMMHPVLKAFVCGSISGTCSTLLFQPLDLLKTRLQTLQPSVNGSGRAGMVTLLFRVVRTESLLGLWKGVSPSFARCIPGVGIYFSTLYMMKQKLLVDRSPTALESVFLGATARAVSGICMLPVTVVKTRYESGRFGYGSVYGALKNIYQTEGARGMFSGLTATLLRDAPFSGIYLMFYTQTKKLTPQDQLDPVLMPLMNFGSGIFAGILASLATQPADVIKTHMQLSPNKYHRTSQAAAFIYKDFGLVGFFRGGVPRALRRTLMAAMAWTVYEQMMEKMGLKS
- the SLC25A38 gene encoding mitochondrial glycine transporter isoform X2, encoding MPGREAEMHPVLKAFVCGSISGTCSTLLFQPLDLLKTRLQTLQPSVNGSGRAGMVTLLFRVVRTESLLGLWKGVSPSFARCIPGVGIYFSTLYMMKQKLLVDRSPTALESVFLGATARAVSGICMLPVTVVKTRYESGRFGYGSVYGALKNIYQTEGARGMFSGLTATLLRDAPFSGIYLMFYTQTKKLTPQDQLDPVLMPLMNFGSGIFAGILASLATQPADVIKTHMQLSPNKYHRTSQAAAFIYKDFGLVGFFRGGVPRALRRTLMAAMAWTVYEQMMEKMGLKS